The Lemur catta isolate mLemCat1 chromosome X, mLemCat1.pri, whole genome shotgun sequence genome has a window encoding:
- the CNGA2 gene encoding cyclic nucleotide-gated olfactory channel, which produces MTEKSNGVKSSPANNHNHHAPPAIKANGKDDRRTGSRPQSSADDDTSSELQRLADMDTPQRGRGGFRRIVHLVRVVREWANKNFREEEPRPDSFLERFRGPELQTVTTQQGDGKGDKDSEGKGTKKKFEFFVLDPAGDWYYRWLFVIAMPVLYNWCLLVARACFSDLQKGYYLIWLVLDYFSDVVYITDLVIRLRTGFLEQGLLVKDPKKLRDNYIHTLQFKLDVASIIPTDLIYFAVGIHSPEVRFNRLLHFARMFEFFDRTETRTSYPNIFRISNLVFYILVIIHWNACIYYAISKSIGFGVDTWVYPNITDPEYGYLAREYIYCLYWSTLTLTTIGETPPPVKDEEFLFVIFDFLIGVLIFATIVGNVGSMISNMNATRAEFQAKIDAVKHYMQFHKVSKEMEAKVIKWFDYLWTNKKTVDEREVLKNLPAKLRAEIAINVHLSTLKKVRIFHDCEAGLLVELVLKLRPQVFSPGDYICRKGDIGKEMYIIKEGKLAVVADDGVTQYALLSAGSCFGEISILNIKGSKMGNRRTANIRSLGYSDLFCLSKDDLMEAVTEYPDAKKVLEERGREILMKEGLLDENEVATSMEVDVQEKLEQLETNMDTLYTRFGRLLAEYTGAQQKLKQRITVLETKMKQNNEDYYLSDGMNSPEPATEEKP; this is translated from the exons ATGACTGAAAAATCCAACGGTGTGAAGAGCTCCCCAGCCAATAACCACAACCATCATGCACCCCCTGCCATTAAGGCCAATGGCAAAGATGACCGCAGGACTGGAAGCAG GCCACAGTCTTCGGCTGATGATGACACCTCCTCAGAACTGCAGAGGCTGGCAGACATGGATACCCCACAGCGGGGGAGGGGTGGCTTCCGCAG GATTGTCCACCTGGTGAGGGTCGTCAGAGAGTGGGCCAACAAGAATTTTCGAGAGGAGGAACCTAGGCCTGATTCATTCCTTGAGCGTTTCCGTGGGCCTGAGCTCCAGACCGTGACGACACAGCAGGGGGATGGCAAAGGCGACAAGGACAGCGAGGGCAAGGGCACCAA GAAGAAATTTGAATTCTTTGTTTTGGACCCAGCTGGGGACTGGTATTACCGCTGGCTGTTTGTCATCGCCATGCCTGTCCTCTACAACTGGTGCCTGCTGGTGGCCAG AGCCTGCTTCAGTGACCTACAGAAAGGCTACTACCTGATATGGCTGGTGCTGGATTACTTCTCCGATGTGGTCTACATCACAGACCTCGTCATCCGATTGCGCACAG GTTTCCTGGAGCAGGGGCTGCTGGTCAAAGACCCCAAGAAACTTCGGGACAACTACATCCACACATTGCAGTTCAAGCTGGACGTGGCTTCCATCATCCCCACAGACCTGATCTATTTTGCTGTGGGCATCCACAGCCCCGAGGTGCGCTTCAACCGCCTGCTACACTTTGCCCGAATGTTTGAGTTCTTTGACCGCACTGAGACACGCACCAGCTACCCCAACATTTTCCGCATCAGCAACCTGGTCTTCTACATCTTGGTCATCATCCACTGGAATGCTTGCATCTATTACGCCATCTCCAAATCCATAGGCTTTGGGGTTGACACCTGGGTTTACCCCAATATCACTGACCCTGAGTATGGCTACCTGGCTAGGGAATACATCTACTGCCTTTACTGGTCCACACTGACCCTCACCACCATTGGGGAGACACCACCTCCTGTAAAGGATGAAGAGTTCCTATTTGTCATCTTTGACTTCCTGATTGGTGTCCTCATCTTTGCCACCATTGTGGGAAATGTGGGCTCCATGATCTCCAACATGAATGCTACCCGGGCAGAGTTTCAGGCCAAGATCGATGCCGTCAAACACTACATGCAGTTCCACAAGGTCAGCAAGGAGATGGAAGCCAAGGTCATTAAGTGGTTTGACTACTTGTGGACTAATAAGAAGACTGTGGATGAGCGGGAAGTTCTCAAGAACTTGCCAGCCAAGCTCAGGGCTGAGATAGCCATCAACGTCCACCTGTCCACACTCAAGAAAGTGCGCATCTTCCATGACTGTGAGGCTGGCCTGCTGGTGGAGCTGGTGCTGAAGCTCCGTCCTCAGGTCTTTAGCCCTGGGGATTACATTTGCCGCAAAGGGGACATTGGCAAGGAGATGTACATAATTAAGGAGGGCAAATTGGCAGTGGTGGCTGATGATGGTGTGACTCAGTATGCCCTGCTCTCGGCTGGGAGCTGCTTTGGGGAGATAAGTATCCTTAACATTAAGGGAAGCAAAATGGGCAATCGACGCACAGCCAATATCCGCAGCCTGGGCTACTCAGACCTCTTCTGCCTGTCCAAGGATGATCTCATGGAAGCTGTGACTGAGTACCCAGATGCCAAGAAGGTCTTGGAGGAGAGAGGTCGGGAGATCCTGATGAAGGAGGGGCTGCTGGACGAGAACGAGGTGGCAACCAGCATGGAAGTAGATGTGCAAGAGAAGCTGGAACAGCTGGAGACCAACATGGACACCTTGTACACACGCTTTGGCCGCCTGCTGGCTGAGTACACCGGAGCCCAGCAGAAGCTCAAGCAGCGTATCACGGTCCTGGAGACCAAGATGAAGCAGAACAATGAGGATTACTACCTGTCAGATGGGATGAACAGCCCCGAGCCAGCTACCGAGGAGAAGCCATAA